A section of the Chlorocebus sabaeus isolate Y175 chromosome 17, mChlSab1.0.hap1, whole genome shotgun sequence genome encodes:
- the FGD2 gene encoding FYVE, RhoGEF and PH domain-containing protein 2 isoform X1, with protein MKEASEEKLASVSNLVTVFENSRTPEAAPRGHRLEDTHHHPECRPPRSPGPWEKLNVGEAMGSEPRTVSGRYLNSLKNKLSSGAWRKSCQPVTLSGSGMQEPEKKIVQELLETEQAYVARLHLLDQVFFQELLRAARRSKAFPEDVVRVIFSNISSIYQFHSQFFLPELQRRLDDWTANPRIGDVIQKLAPFLKMYSEYVKNFERAAELLATWTEKSPLFQEVLTRIQNSEASGSLTLQHHMLEPVQRIPRYELLLKEYVQKLPAQAPDQADAQKALDMIFSAAQHSNAAITEMERLQDLWEVYQRLGLEDDIVDPSNTLLREGPVFKISFRRNDPMERYLFLFNNMLLYCVPRVIQVGAQFQVRTRIDVAGMKVRELTDAEFPHSFLVSGKQRTLELQARSQEEKISWMQAFQAAVDQIEKRNETFKAAAQGPEGDTQEQELQSEELGLRAPQWVRDKMVTMCMRCQEPFNALTRRRHHCRACGYVVCARCSDYRTELKYNDNRPNRVCLHCYTFLTGNVLPEAKEDKRRGILEKGSSATPDQSLMCSFLQLIGDKWGKSGPRGWCVIPRDDPLVLYVYAAPQDMRAHTSIPLLGYQVTVGPQGDPRVFQLQQSGQLYTFKAETEELKGRWVKAMERAASGWSPSWPNDGDLSD; from the exons ATGAAGGAGGCAAGTGAGGAGAAGCTGGCGTCTGTGTCCAACCTGGTCACTGTGTTTGAGAATAGCAG GACTCCAGAAGCAGCACCCAGAGGCCACAGGCTAGAGGACACGCATCACCACCCTGAGTGCAGGCCTCCCAGGTCCCCAGGACCATGGGAGAAGCTGAATGTTGGGGAGGCCATGGGGTCTGAGCCCAGGACAGTCAGCGGGAGGTACCTGAACTCCCTGAAGAACAAGCTGTCCAGTGGAGCCTGGAGGAAATCTTGCCAGCCTGTGACCCTCTCAGGATCGGGGATGCAG GAGCCAGAGAAGAAGATCGTCCAGGAGCTGCTGGAGACAGAGCAGGCCTATGTGGCACGCCTCCACCTGCTAGACCAG GTGTTTTTCCAGGAGCTGCTGAGGGCGGCCCGCAGGAGCAAGGCCTTCCCCGAGGACGTGGTCAGGGTCATCTTCTCCAACATCTCCTCCATCTATCAGTTCCATTCTCAGTTCTTCCTCCCAGAGCTGCAGCGGCGCCTGGATGACTG GACAGCCAACCCCCGCATTGGCGACGTGATACAGAAGCTGGCCCCCTTCCTGAAGATGTACAGTGAGTATGTCAAGAACTTTGAGCGAGCGGCTGAGCTGCTGGCCACCTGGACCGAGAAGTCTCCACTCTTCCAGGAGGTTCTCACTCGCATCCAG AACAGTGAGGCTTCGGGCAGCCTGACCCTGCAGCACCACATGCTGGAACCAGTGCAGAGAATTCCACGCTACGAGCTGCTGCTCAAGGAGTACGTCCAGAAGCTGCCAGCCCAGGCCCCAGACCAGGCCGATGCTCAGA AAGCCCTGGACATGATCTTCTCAGCTGCCCAGCACTCCAATGCAGCCATCACTGAGATG GAGCGGCTGCAGGACCTGTGGGAGGTGTACCAGCGCCTGGGCCTCGAGGACGACATAGTAGACCCTTCTAACACCCTGCTCCGTGAGGGCCCAGTCTTCAAGATCTCCTTCCGCCGCAACGACCCCATGGAGCGCTATCTTTTCTTG TTCAACAACATGCTGCTCTACTGCGTGCCCAGGGTGATCCAGGTGGGTGCCCAGTTCCAGGTGAGGACCCGCATCGACGTGGCCGGGATGAAG GTGCGGGAGCTGACGGACGCTGAGTTCCCCCACTCCTTCCTGGTGTCTGGGAAGCAGCGCACTCTGGAGCTGCAAGCCCG GTCTCAGGAGGAAAAGATTTCCTGGATGCAG GCCTTCCAAGCAGCCGTTGACCAAATTGAGAAGCGGAATGAAACCTTCAAGGCTGCGGCCCAGGGGCCTGAGGGAGACACCCAGGAGCAGGAG CTGCAGTCTGAGGAGCTGGGCCTCCGAGCACCACAGTGGGTCCGGGACAAGATGGTGACCATGTGCATGCGCTGCCAGGAGCCCTTCAACGCTCTGACGCGCCGTCGCCACCACTGCCGGGCCTGCGGCTAC GTGGTGTGTGCCAGGTGCTCCGACTACCGGACCGAGCTGAAATATAACGACAATAGGCCAAACCGAGTCTGCCTCCACTGCTACACATTCCTCACTGGAAACGTGCTCCCTGAGGCCAAGGAGGACAAGAGGCGGGGCATCCTGGAG AAAGGGTCCTCAGCCACGCCTGACCAGAGCCTGATGTGCAGCTTCCTGCAGCTCATCGGGGACAAGTGGGGCAAGAGTGGCCCCCGGGGCTGGTGTGTGATCCCTCGGGATGACCCCCTTGTGCTCTATGTCTATGCTGCCCCTCAG GACATGAGGGCTCACACCTCCATCCCGCTGCTGGGCTACCAGGTGACCGTTGGGCCCCAGGGGGACCCTCGGGTCTTCCAGCTACAGCAGTCAGGCCAACTCTACACTTTCAAGGCCGAGACAGAGGAGCTGAAGGGCCGCTGGGTGAAGGCCATGGAGCGGGCGGCCAGTGGATGGAGTCCCAGCTGGCCCAACGACGGGGACCTGTCCGACTGA
- the FGD2 gene encoding FYVE, RhoGEF and PH domain-containing protein 2 isoform X2 codes for MKEASEEKLASVSNLVTVFENSRTPEAAPRGHRLEDTHHHPECRPPRSPGPWEKLNVGEAMGSEPRTVSGRYLNSLKNKLSSGAWRKSCQPVTLSGSGMQEPEKKIVQELLETEQAYVARLHLLDQVFFQELLRAARRSKAFPEDVVRVIFSNISSIYQFHSQFFLPELQRRLDDWTANPRIGDVIQKLAPFLKMYSEYVKNFERAAELLATWTEKSPLFQEVLTRIQNSEASGSLTLQHHMLEPVQRIPRYELLLKEYVQKLPAQAPDQADAQKALDMIFSAAQHSNAAITEMERLQDLWEVYQRLGLEDDIVDPSNTLLREGPVFKISFRRNDPMERYLFLFNNMLLYCVPRVIQVGAQFQVRTRIDVAGMKVRELTDAEFPHSFLVSGKQRTLELQARSQEEKISWMQLQSEELGLRAPQWVRDKMVTMCMRCQEPFNALTRRRHHCRACGYVVCARCSDYRTELKYNDNRPNRVCLHCYTFLTGNVLPEAKEDKRRGILEKGSSATPDQSLMCSFLQLIGDKWGKSGPRGWCVIPRDDPLVLYVYAAPQDMRAHTSIPLLGYQVTVGPQGDPRVFQLQQSGQLYTFKAETEELKGRWVKAMERAASGWSPSWPNDGDLSD; via the exons ATGAAGGAGGCAAGTGAGGAGAAGCTGGCGTCTGTGTCCAACCTGGTCACTGTGTTTGAGAATAGCAG GACTCCAGAAGCAGCACCCAGAGGCCACAGGCTAGAGGACACGCATCACCACCCTGAGTGCAGGCCTCCCAGGTCCCCAGGACCATGGGAGAAGCTGAATGTTGGGGAGGCCATGGGGTCTGAGCCCAGGACAGTCAGCGGGAGGTACCTGAACTCCCTGAAGAACAAGCTGTCCAGTGGAGCCTGGAGGAAATCTTGCCAGCCTGTGACCCTCTCAGGATCGGGGATGCAG GAGCCAGAGAAGAAGATCGTCCAGGAGCTGCTGGAGACAGAGCAGGCCTATGTGGCACGCCTCCACCTGCTAGACCAG GTGTTTTTCCAGGAGCTGCTGAGGGCGGCCCGCAGGAGCAAGGCCTTCCCCGAGGACGTGGTCAGGGTCATCTTCTCCAACATCTCCTCCATCTATCAGTTCCATTCTCAGTTCTTCCTCCCAGAGCTGCAGCGGCGCCTGGATGACTG GACAGCCAACCCCCGCATTGGCGACGTGATACAGAAGCTGGCCCCCTTCCTGAAGATGTACAGTGAGTATGTCAAGAACTTTGAGCGAGCGGCTGAGCTGCTGGCCACCTGGACCGAGAAGTCTCCACTCTTCCAGGAGGTTCTCACTCGCATCCAG AACAGTGAGGCTTCGGGCAGCCTGACCCTGCAGCACCACATGCTGGAACCAGTGCAGAGAATTCCACGCTACGAGCTGCTGCTCAAGGAGTACGTCCAGAAGCTGCCAGCCCAGGCCCCAGACCAGGCCGATGCTCAGA AAGCCCTGGACATGATCTTCTCAGCTGCCCAGCACTCCAATGCAGCCATCACTGAGATG GAGCGGCTGCAGGACCTGTGGGAGGTGTACCAGCGCCTGGGCCTCGAGGACGACATAGTAGACCCTTCTAACACCCTGCTCCGTGAGGGCCCAGTCTTCAAGATCTCCTTCCGCCGCAACGACCCCATGGAGCGCTATCTTTTCTTG TTCAACAACATGCTGCTCTACTGCGTGCCCAGGGTGATCCAGGTGGGTGCCCAGTTCCAGGTGAGGACCCGCATCGACGTGGCCGGGATGAAG GTGCGGGAGCTGACGGACGCTGAGTTCCCCCACTCCTTCCTGGTGTCTGGGAAGCAGCGCACTCTGGAGCTGCAAGCCCG GTCTCAGGAGGAAAAGATTTCCTGGATGCAG CTGCAGTCTGAGGAGCTGGGCCTCCGAGCACCACAGTGGGTCCGGGACAAGATGGTGACCATGTGCATGCGCTGCCAGGAGCCCTTCAACGCTCTGACGCGCCGTCGCCACCACTGCCGGGCCTGCGGCTAC GTGGTGTGTGCCAGGTGCTCCGACTACCGGACCGAGCTGAAATATAACGACAATAGGCCAAACCGAGTCTGCCTCCACTGCTACACATTCCTCACTGGAAACGTGCTCCCTGAGGCCAAGGAGGACAAGAGGCGGGGCATCCTGGAG AAAGGGTCCTCAGCCACGCCTGACCAGAGCCTGATGTGCAGCTTCCTGCAGCTCATCGGGGACAAGTGGGGCAAGAGTGGCCCCCGGGGCTGGTGTGTGATCCCTCGGGATGACCCCCTTGTGCTCTATGTCTATGCTGCCCCTCAG GACATGAGGGCTCACACCTCCATCCCGCTGCTGGGCTACCAGGTGACCGTTGGGCCCCAGGGGGACCCTCGGGTCTTCCAGCTACAGCAGTCAGGCCAACTCTACACTTTCAAGGCCGAGACAGAGGAGCTGAAGGGCCGCTGGGTGAAGGCCATGGAGCGGGCGGCCAGTGGATGGAGTCCCAGCTGGCCCAACGACGGGGACCTGTCCGACTGA